Proteins encoded within one genomic window of Bradyrhizobium sp. 186:
- a CDS encoding EAL domain-containing protein, whose translation MPVADLKSYLAAAMRLFRVPANNPDLTRAQYDAFSKQIPLLYFILISNTIAVAYTYVNVAPDWLTMIVPAVLSVLAALRTFWWLRQRHLVRSDADILRNLRATNWMTLPIGAGFTAWSFALYPYGDPFAKSQVAFYMAVTVIGCIFSLMHLRSAALIVTLVVDVPYVLFFFATGEPTLKAIAVNNSLVSAAMVTVLFIYYRDFADLVASRKSLLSQQAATQALSDENFRLANLDSLTELPNRRRFFAELSSAFGDAERRGIRLAVGIIDLDGFKPINDNYGHSVGDRVLIEAGRRVREVCEGFGPHSVEFARLGGDEFGLVVCGDPDDDDLMRLGQRIGDQIKLPYQLDTAHTGLSCSIGFALFPHSATTAEALYECADYSLYHAKRHLRGRTVIFSSELEAEIRSRGVIENLLRTSDFSAEMELVFQPIVDAVSEHTAGFEALARWHSPRLGQVSPADFIPAAERIGLIRPLTQALLVRALATAKTWPDDIRLSFNLSAHDVCAAEGILPLISIIEKSGLPPRRIDFEITETAVTFDFVRAQQSIAALKAMGCGISLDDFGTGYSSLSHVHRLPLDKIKVDRSFVADINDNPVSHKIVKSLTGLCDDMEIACVVEGVETRAQLDGLRRLGCDFIQGYYFAKPMPRDAIADYLAKERKRLDDGAARAAKVVA comes from the coding sequence ATGCCTGTTGCCGATTTGAAGTCTTACCTCGCAGCCGCGATGCGGCTGTTTCGCGTGCCGGCTAACAATCCGGACCTGACGCGTGCGCAGTACGACGCCTTCTCCAAGCAGATCCCGCTGCTCTACTTCATCCTAATCAGCAACACGATCGCGGTCGCCTACACCTATGTGAACGTGGCGCCGGACTGGCTGACGATGATCGTACCCGCCGTGCTGTCGGTGCTCGCCGCCCTGCGCACCTTCTGGTGGCTGCGCCAACGCCATCTCGTGCGCAGCGACGCCGACATCCTGCGTAATTTGCGGGCCACCAACTGGATGACTTTGCCGATCGGCGCCGGCTTCACCGCCTGGTCCTTCGCGCTCTACCCTTACGGCGATCCGTTCGCCAAGAGCCAGGTCGCCTTCTACATGGCCGTGACCGTGATCGGCTGCATCTTCTCGCTGATGCATCTGCGCTCTGCGGCGCTGATCGTGACGCTGGTCGTCGACGTGCCCTATGTGCTGTTCTTCTTTGCCACGGGCGAGCCGACGCTGAAGGCGATCGCGGTCAACAATTCGCTGGTGTCAGCCGCGATGGTGACGGTGCTGTTCATCTATTATCGCGACTTCGCCGATCTCGTCGCCAGCCGCAAATCGCTGCTGTCGCAGCAGGCGGCGACGCAAGCGCTCTCGGACGAGAATTTCCGTCTCGCCAATCTCGACTCCCTCACCGAGCTGCCGAATCGCCGCCGCTTCTTCGCCGAGCTGTCCAGCGCCTTCGGCGATGCCGAGCGCCGCGGCATTCGCCTCGCGGTCGGGATCATCGACCTCGACGGCTTCAAGCCGATCAACGACAATTACGGCCACTCGGTCGGCGACCGCGTCCTGATCGAGGCCGGACGCCGCGTCCGCGAGGTCTGCGAGGGTTTTGGCCCGCACAGCGTCGAGTTCGCGCGGCTCGGCGGCGACGAATTCGGCCTCGTGGTGTGCGGCGATCCCGACGATGACGATCTGATGCGGCTCGGCCAGCGGATCGGGGACCAGATCAAGCTGCCCTATCAGCTCGACACCGCCCATACCGGACTATCGTGCTCGATCGGCTTTGCGCTATTCCCGCACTCCGCGACGACGGCGGAAGCGCTCTATGAATGCGCCGACTATTCGCTCTATCACGCCAAGCGCCATCTGCGCGGTCGCACCGTGATCTTCTCGAGTGAGCTCGAGGCCGAGATCCGCAGCCGGGGCGTCATCGAGAATCTCTTGCGCACGTCCGACTTCAGCGCCGAGATGGAGCTGGTATTCCAACCGATCGTCGACGCCGTGAGCGAGCACACCGCAGGCTTCGAGGCCCTTGCGCGCTGGCACAGCCCTCGCCTCGGCCAGGTCTCACCGGCGGATTTCATCCCCGCCGCCGAGCGCATCGGCCTGATCCGGCCGCTGACGCAGGCGCTGCTCGTGCGCGCGCTTGCGACTGCGAAGACCTGGCCCGACGACATCCGCCTGTCGTTCAATCTCTCCGCTCACGATGTCTGCGCGGCCGAGGGCATTTTACCGCTGATTTCCATCATAGAGAAGAGCGGGCTTCCGCCGCGCCGGATCGATTTCGAGATCACCGAGACCGCCGTCACCTTCGACTTCGTGCGCGCGCAGCAGTCGATCGCCGCGCTGAAGGCGATGGGTTGCGGTATTTCACTCGACGATTTCGGCACCGGCTATTCGTCGCTGAGCCACGTGCACCGGCTGCCGCTCGACAAGATCAAGGTCGACCGCAGCTTCGTCGCCGACATCAACGACAATCCGGTCAGCCACAAGATCGTCAAGTCGCTCACCGGCCTGTGCGACGACATGGAAATCGCCTGCGTCGTCGAGGGCGTCGAAACCCGCGCCCAGCTGGACGGCCTGCGCCGGCTCGGCTGCGACTTCATCCAGGGCTACTATTTCGCAAAGCCCATGCCGCGCGATGCCATCGCGGACTACCTTGCGAAGGAACGCAAGCGCCTGGACGACGGCGCGGCGCGCGCGGCCAAGGTTGTGGCCTGA